The Nitrospirota bacterium genome contains a region encoding:
- a CDS encoding DEAD/DEAH box helicase family protein, which produces MNEADTRAKLIDPAIHTRGWTEDHIKREVSAGTIEIIEGKAQRRAKGRVDYTLRIRVNADSQPVALALIEAKAERLPPGHGLEQAKAYAICKRINVPFVFSSNGHQFVEYDFFTGMTSAPRSMSEFPSPDDLRVRYENGKGFRLDSPAAMALLTPYTGGEGARRYYQDAAIRALLEKMARCELSGELKRALLSLATGAGKTFIAVDLLKKIADAGNMRRALFVCDREELRTQGLGAMQRLFGSDAAAAAGNDPVKNARVVVATYQTLDVDSDEADANFLIQHYPENYFSHIIIDECHRSAWGKWSQVLTRNPEAVQIGLTATPRRFPTADTDEGARDEQITADNVRHFGEPVYEYDMAQAIEDGYLAACEIYKGRVNLDDTGVSLEEIIARKPKDAVTGEAVGAGDIRHLYEKYLFEDKLLLPDRVLVMCQDLFKYLLETGGPEQKTIIFCARDRHADDVAATMNNLYTEWCKENGRPRLEPYAFKCTAASGGSDYLPDLRGAMRHHFIATTVDLLTTGVDVPCVRNIVFFKYVKSPIAFYQMVGRGTRIDLPSGKLMFRVYDYTDATRLFGEEFITKQSKSSRGSEGGGGDEGEPEHSIVVEGFDVRITPAGRYIVTDVDGKAMPVTVEEYKNRMAERLIHEAPTIDIFRKDWITPAVRQPLIDRLVSSGYSPNVLRIVEAMEDYDLYDVLADAAYGMAPRTRKGRAEAFTYKHEEWLREMPPVTADVIKAIAAQFTRGGTEGLENQQIFKTPAVMRAGGLEALRALGNPANVLRETKERIFSA; this is translated from the coding sequence TTGAACGAAGCGGATACTCGTGCCAAGTTGATTGACCCTGCCATTCATACCCGTGGATGGACAGAGGACCACATCAAGCGGGAGGTCAGTGCAGGGACGATTGAGATTATCGAGGGCAAGGCACAGCGCAGGGCCAAAGGGAGGGTTGATTATACCCTTCGTATCAGGGTAAATGCAGACAGTCAGCCGGTAGCATTGGCCCTCATTGAGGCTAAGGCTGAAAGGCTTCCGCCGGGTCATGGCCTTGAGCAGGCCAAGGCTTATGCCATCTGTAAGCGGATCAATGTCCCCTTTGTCTTTTCCTCCAATGGTCACCAATTTGTCGAGTACGACTTCTTTACGGGTATGACCAGTGCTCCCCGTTCCATGTCGGAGTTTCCATCTCCTGATGACCTGCGTGTCCGTTATGAGAATGGGAAAGGGTTCCGCCTCGATTCTCCTGCCGCCATGGCGCTCCTGACGCCTTATACCGGCGGCGAGGGTGCACGGAGATATTATCAGGATGCCGCGATCCGGGCCCTCCTCGAAAAGATGGCACGGTGCGAGCTATCCGGTGAACTGAAACGGGCACTGCTCTCCCTTGCCACAGGGGCGGGAAAGACCTTTATCGCCGTCGACCTCCTCAAAAAGATCGCGGACGCCGGCAATATGCGGCGAGCCCTCTTTGTCTGTGACCGCGAGGAACTCCGCACCCAGGGACTCGGCGCTATGCAGAGACTCTTTGGGTCGGATGCCGCTGCCGCGGCTGGTAATGATCCTGTCAAAAATGCGAGGGTGGTTGTGGCAACCTATCAGACCCTCGATGTGGATTCAGACGAAGCCGATGCGAACTTCCTCATTCAGCACTATCCTGAAAACTACTTCAGCCATATCATCATAGACGAGTGTCACCGCTCGGCATGGGGAAAGTGGTCTCAGGTCCTTACACGGAATCCTGAGGCGGTTCAGATAGGCCTGACTGCGACACCGAGAAGATTCCCTACTGCAGATACGGATGAAGGCGCGAGAGACGAGCAGATTACGGCAGACAACGTGAGACATTTCGGCGAGCCAGTGTATGAGTACGACATGGCCCAGGCCATTGAAGATGGATACCTGGCGGCCTGCGAGATATATAAAGGGCGGGTGAATCTCGATGACACCGGGGTCAGTTTGGAAGAAATCATCGCCCGCAAACCCAAAGATGCCGTAACCGGAGAGGCTGTGGGTGCAGGGGATATCCGTCACCTGTATGAGAAATATCTGTTTGAAGACAAGCTCCTTCTTCCTGACCGTGTCCTTGTGATGTGTCAGGACCTTTTCAAATACCTCCTTGAGACCGGAGGCCCTGAACAAAAGACGATTATCTTCTGCGCCCGCGACCGTCATGCAGACGATGTGGCGGCCACCATGAACAACCTCTATACTGAATGGTGTAAGGAGAACGGGAGGCCACGACTTGAGCCCTATGCCTTCAAGTGTACAGCAGCATCCGGAGGAAGTGATTATCTCCCTGATCTCAGAGGCGCGATGCGGCATCACTTCATTGCCACGACAGTGGATCTACTGACTACCGGCGTTGATGTCCCCTGTGTACGCAACATCGTCTTTTTCAAATACGTGAAGTCCCCTATAGCCTTTTACCAGATGGTCGGCAGGGGGACACGGATTGATCTCCCATCCGGCAAACTCATGTTCCGGGTCTATGACTATACAGACGCCACCCGCCTCTTTGGAGAGGAGTTTATCACTAAACAATCTAAAAGCAGTCGTGGCAGCGAAGGTGGTGGAGGCGACGAAGGAGAACCTGAGCACTCTATTGTAGTAGAAGGGTTTGATGTAAGGATTACCCCTGCCGGGCGTTATATTGTTACAGATGTTGACGGAAAGGCCATGCCGGTTACTGTGGAAGAGTATAAAAACCGTATGGCTGAGAGGCTCATTCATGAGGCCCCGACGATTGACATATTCCGCAAAGACTGGATTACTCCTGCCGTTCGCCAGCCGCTCATTGACCGGCTTGTTTCGTCCGGTTATTCACCGAATGTCCTCCGCATCGTTGAGGCCATGGAGGACTATGACCTCTATGATGTCCTTGCAGATGCGGCTTACGGCATGGCGCCGAGGACCCGTAAGGGACGGGCAGAGGCCTTCACCTACAAGCATGAAGAGTGGCTGAGGGAGATGCCTCCGGTCACGGCAGATGTCATCAAGGCAATTGCAGCCCAATTTACGCGTGGCGGGACGGAAGGCCTTGAGAATCAGCAGATATTTAAAACACCAGCGGTTATGCGGGCAGGAGGACTTGAGGCTTTGAGAGCTCTTGGAAATCCTGCAAACGTGCTGAGGGAGACAAAAGAGAGGATCTTTTCAGCATGA
- the tsaA gene encoding tRNA (N6-threonylcarbamoyladenosine(37)-N6)-methyltransferase TrmO: MKNVFSYTPIGHLRTPYTTAESIPKAMGKPPVAEGVIELDPAYVEGLLDIEGFSHLLVIVAFHLSIDKPLRVMPPGQSKERGVFATRSPHRPNAIGVLTVELLSRRGTKLNIRGVDVVDGTPVLDIKPYLRHFDCRPEAGTGWIGEQ, translated from the coding sequence ATGAAGAATGTTTTTTCATACACGCCGATCGGCCATCTGCGGACCCCATACACGACTGCGGAATCTATCCCGAAGGCGATGGGAAAACCGCCGGTGGCTGAAGGCGTAATCGAGCTTGATCCGGCCTATGTGGAGGGTCTCCTCGACATAGAAGGTTTTTCTCACCTGCTGGTGATCGTGGCATTCCATCTCAGCATAGACAAACCTCTTCGGGTTATGCCGCCGGGACAATCAAAGGAACGCGGGGTGTTTGCTACCCGTTCCCCGCACCGGCCCAATGCCATCGGTGTTCTGACCGTAGAACTCCTTTCACGTCGTGGGACCAAATTAAACATCCGTGGAGTGGATGTAGTAGACGGTACACCAGTACTGGACATCAAACCTTATCTGCGGCATTTCGATTGCCGTCCGGAAGCTGGAACGGGTTGGATTGGTGAACAGTAA
- a CDS encoding ketoacyl-ACP synthase III gives MTSKAYIIGTGSYLPEKIVANEELARLTGLTPDEIEKMTGILERRRAGEDEATSDMATQAALSALKSAGVSADELGLIVLSTTSQDMFMPSTACLVQKKIGAKKAAAFDINASCSGFLYSMNTAEMFIRSGQTDKALVIAAEVKSRFVNPKDKETAILFGDGAGAVVLSSNNARLNPSPYDNPICLSAKLLGTWLFADGTGWKWIHLPAGGSRIPSTDDTVSSGLHAMRMDGSRVYRKAIRTFESLLTDTAKKCGLNLDDIDHFIFHQANLRIIKQVTSRLGIPEEKVPVTITHTGNTSSASIPITLDKLVREGRIKKGDTVLMAAFGGGLTWGASLITLI, from the coding sequence ATGACCAGCAAGGCATACATCATAGGAACCGGCTCATATCTGCCTGAAAAGATCGTTGCTAATGAAGAACTTGCAAGACTCACAGGTTTAACGCCAGACGAAATAGAAAAGATGACCGGAATACTTGAGCGCAGGCGGGCAGGCGAGGATGAAGCAACGTCTGACATGGCAACTCAGGCTGCGCTGTCAGCGCTTAAATCTGCAGGGGTGTCTGCGGATGAGTTGGGACTTATTGTGCTGTCAACAACCTCCCAGGATATGTTCATGCCGTCTACAGCCTGTCTCGTGCAGAAAAAAATAGGGGCAAAAAAGGCAGCAGCCTTTGACATCAACGCATCCTGTTCAGGTTTTTTATATTCCATGAACACAGCAGAGATGTTTATCCGGAGCGGCCAGACAGACAAGGCGCTTGTTATTGCCGCAGAAGTAAAATCAAGATTTGTAAATCCCAAAGATAAGGAGACTGCCATATTATTTGGCGATGGGGCAGGCGCAGTAGTACTTAGCAGCAACAATGCAAGACTCAACCCAAGCCCTTATGATAATCCCATCTGCCTGTCAGCAAAACTGCTTGGCACCTGGCTCTTTGCCGATGGAACCGGCTGGAAGTGGATCCATCTCCCGGCAGGCGGATCAAGAATCCCATCAACAGATGATACAGTATCATCCGGTCTTCATGCTATGCGGATGGACGGCAGCAGGGTCTACCGCAAGGCCATCAGGACCTTTGAGTCGCTACTGACAGACACAGCAAAAAAGTGCGGCCTCAATCTTGACGATATAGACCACTTTATATTCCACCAGGCAAACCTTCGCATCATCAAACAGGTAACTTCACGTCTCGGCATCCCTGAAGAAAAGGTGCCTGTTACCATTACTCATACAGGAAATACCTCATCAGCCTCTATCCCGATCACACTCGATAAACTTGTAAGAGAGGGAAGGATAAAAAAGGGCGACACAGTCTTAATGGCTGCCTTTGGAGGGGGGCTGACGTGGGGTGCGTCACTAATAACATTAATATGA
- the bamD gene encoding outer membrane protein assembly factor BamD, with amino-acid sequence MYKVIMRSKTFAVSSAVVLLSAALLFNGCAGSNKTDTLSKTDGLTDSLRELYDADTLIKKADKLFKEKDYPGAIQEYKRFLELHPIHKSASYSQYRIGLSYFKQIKSIDRDIEPVQKAMTAFDTVIKVYPNSDYISDSTEKMKICRDRLAEREFYIGNFYLHKEDYQAAIVRFNNVLSDYNGSSVAEKTLYHLGVAYSSSSKADKAREILQSLLTVYPESRYKEDASQLLAKLNGN; translated from the coding sequence ATGTACAAAGTAATTATGAGAAGCAAAACATTTGCAGTATCATCCGCTGTAGTCCTTCTTTCAGCCGCCCTGCTTTTTAACGGTTGCGCAGGGAGCAATAAGACTGATACCCTGTCAAAGACTGATGGTCTTACGGACAGCCTCAGGGAATTGTATGATGCAGATACCCTTATAAAGAAGGCTGACAAGCTTTTTAAGGAAAAAGACTATCCAGGGGCTATACAGGAATACAAACGGTTTCTGGAACTGCATCCAATTCATAAGTCTGCCTCTTATTCCCAGTACAGGATAGGACTTTCCTACTTCAAGCAGATCAAGTCAATTGACCGGGATATAGAGCCTGTTCAGAAGGCCATGACTGCGTTTGATACAGTTATAAAGGTATACCCTAACAGTGACTATATAAGTGATAGTACGGAAAAGATGAAGATATGCAGGGACAGGCTGGCAGAGCGTGAGTTTTATATCGGCAATTTTTATCTGCACAAGGAAGATTATCAGGCGGCCATTGTCAGGTTTAATAATGTCCTTTCAGACTATAATGGCTCCTCAGTAGCAGAAAAGACCTTATATCATCTTGGGGTAGCATACAGCTCCTCGAGCAAAGCTGACAAGGCCAGAGAGATTCTACAGAGCCTCCTCACTGTTTACCCTGAGAGCAGATACAAAGAAGACGCCTCTCAACTCCTTGCCAAACTAAATGGCAATTAA